A portion of the Sabethes cyaneus chromosome 3, idSabCyanKW18_F2, whole genome shotgun sequence genome contains these proteins:
- the LOC128741669 gene encoding 40S ribosomal protein S2: MADAAPARGGFRGGFGSRGGGRGRGGGRGRGRGRGRGRGGKEDSKEWVPVTKLGRLVRDGKIRTLEEIYLYSLPIKEFEIIDFFLSRSLKDEVLKIMPVQKQTRAGQRTRFKAFVAIGDSNGHIGLGVKCSKEVATAIRGAIILAKLSVVPVRRGYWGNKIGKPHTVPCKVSGKCGSVLVRLIPAPRGTGIVSAPVPKKLLQMAGIEDCYTMTRGSTTTLGNFAKATYAAIAKTYAFLTPDLWKDLPLLKTPYQEYADFLEKTSKTGQRIIEL; the protein is encoded by the exons ATGGCGGACGCAGCTCCAGCCCGTGGTGGATTTAGAGGAGGATTTGGTTCTCGCGGCGGTGGCCGTGGACGAGGTGGTGGTCGCGGACGTGGTCGGGGCCGTGGACGCGGTCGTGGTGGCAAGGAAGACTCCAAGGAATGGGTTCCGGTTACCAAGCTGGGCCGTTTGGTTCGCGATGGAAAAATCCGCACCCTGGAGGAGATCTACCTGTACTCACTGCCGATCAAAGAGTTCGAAATTATCGACTTCTTCCTAAGCCGCTCGCTAAAGGATGAGGTGCTTAAAATTATGCCCGTCCAGAAGCAAACCCGTGCCGGTCAGCGTACACGTTTCAAGGCCTTTGTTGCTATCGGCGATAGCAATGGACACATCGGTTTGGGCGTCAAGTGTAGCAAGGAAGTTGCCACAGCCATCCGGGGTGCGATCATTCTGGCCAAGCTGTCCGTTGTTCCGGTCCGTCGAGGCTACTGGGGTAACAAAATCGGTAAACCCCACACCGTTCCATGCAAG GTCAGCGGCAAGTGCGGTTCCGTCTTGGTGCGTTTGATTCCTGCTCCACGTGGTACCGGTATTGTATCGGCTCCGGTTCCCAAGAAACTGCTGCAGATGGCTGGTATCGAGGATTGTTACACTATGACCCGCGGATCTACCACGACTCTGGGTAACTTTGCCAAGGCGACTTATGCTGCCATCGCAAAGACCTACGCTTTCCTTACTCCGGATCTGTGGAAGGATCTACCACTGCTCAAGACTCCGTACCAAGAATACGCTGACTTCCTGGAGAAGACCAGCAAGACCGGACAGCGTATCATCGAGCTGTAA